From the Psychrobacillus sp. FSL K6-4046 genome, one window contains:
- the queC gene encoding 7-cyano-7-deazaguanine synthase QueC — protein MKQGKALIVFSGGQDSTTCLFWAIENFAEVVAVTFDYGQRHRLEMDCAKEIAKELGIEHHVLDMSLLNQLAANALTREEIKIEEGDKGELPSTFVPGRNLLFLSFAGVLASQVGAKHIVTGVCETDFSGYPDCRDVFIKSMNVTLNLSMDSSFVIHTPLMWINKAQTWELADSLGVFEYVRERTLTCYNGIIADGCGECPACKLRENGLEEYLNTKRELEKNNI, from the coding sequence ATGAAACAAGGAAAAGCACTTATTGTATTTAGTGGAGGGCAAGATAGTACGACTTGTTTGTTCTGGGCGATAGAAAATTTTGCAGAGGTGGTGGCCGTGACCTTTGATTACGGTCAAAGGCATCGCCTGGAGATGGACTGTGCAAAAGAAATAGCAAAAGAGCTTGGCATCGAACATCATGTGCTCGATATGTCATTACTAAATCAGCTTGCAGCTAATGCATTGACACGCGAGGAGATCAAAATTGAAGAAGGGGATAAAGGTGAGCTACCTTCAACATTTGTTCCCGGAAGAAATCTGCTTTTTCTTTCATTTGCTGGTGTCTTAGCTAGTCAAGTAGGAGCAAAGCATATCGTGACAGGGGTTTGTGAAACAGACTTTAGTGGGTATCCCGATTGTCGCGACGTTTTTATCAAATCGATGAATGTGACATTAAATTTATCAATGGATAGTTCCTTTGTCATTCATACACCATTAATGTGGATCAACAAGGCACAAACATGGGAGCTAGCAGATTCACTTGGTGTATTTGAGTATGTGAGAGAAAGAACTTTAACCTGTTATAACGGAATCATTGCAGATGGTTGTGGAGAGTGCCCAGCATGTAAATTACGTGAAAATGGGCTTGAGGAGTATTTAAATACGAAGCGAGAACTTGAGAAAAATAATATATAA
- the queF gene encoding preQ(1) synthase, giving the protein MSGRKSAEGLEDLTLLGNQKVQYAFNYAPEVLESVDNLHSNRDYFVKFNCPEFTSLCPITQQPDFATMYISYIPDKKIVESKSLKLYLFSFRNHGDFHEDCVNIIMNDLIKLLDPRYIEVWGKFTPRGGISIDPWCNYGRPGTKYEEIASYRLMNHDLNPENIDNR; this is encoded by the coding sequence ATGTCTGGCCGAAAGTCAGCTGAAGGATTAGAAGATTTGACCTTATTAGGAAATCAAAAAGTGCAATATGCATTTAACTATGCGCCTGAAGTATTAGAATCAGTAGACAATCTCCATTCTAATCGAGATTATTTTGTGAAGTTTAATTGTCCAGAGTTTACGAGTCTATGTCCAATAACGCAACAACCTGATTTTGCCACTATGTATATTTCATACATCCCGGATAAAAAAATAGTGGAAAGTAAATCGCTGAAGCTATATTTATTTAGCTTTAGAAACCATGGTGATTTCCACGAGGACTGTGTGAACATTATTATGAATGATTTAATCAAACTGCTAGACCCTAGATATATTGAGGTTTGGGGGAAATTTACACCACGTGGTGGTATCTCTATTGATCCTTGGTGCAACTATGGACGACCAGGGACAAAATATGAGGAAATCGCTAGCTATCGTTTAATGAATCATGATCTTAATCCAGAAAATATTGATAATCGATAA
- a CDS encoding methyl-accepting chemotaxis protein, with the protein MIRSFKMSIKTKISTIITIVVATNILLGLMGLFNLQNVQSSLEESLESRSKNLNLLRTVGIDFHQMYIAEKNLYLYEPSTSAFKDQLEEYNGQKVDIEERFSEYYSNIINLPNEKKLAQAHEDMKEEYFTISNEVVQLLSSSNPSDREQGMLLSQNEGYIKFDAAEESLDVIGDLYFDNNEIMLKEVKEKYSLLFTVTCIVILLCLIVSSLLGLLVIRSINRPIQTLRNSVKKVAEGDLTVNIKSFANDELGELSKDFNLMTQQTKQLISTVRNTVEHLSDSSHQLSLISDETSVTGEKISKEIVEIAEGVTKQKVLTEATDQKTLELSNVINKLNEKNIQMDELSANAKIVLQQGVGKLKDLQEKTEISINSTDEVVKVVHVLAENMKKIGYIVQTLNEISSQTNLLALNASIEAARAGEYGVGFAVVAAEVQKLAAQSATASKQIEDTIMTIENDTVKTLDLMNQTAHINSEQGIIMGETGKAFNTLNDAISHILHSLTEINGEILNANLIKEDVVKAISEISDVANEVSLKTELINASVDHQYEAFINLQESAEMLNGLSEKVNKMIQSFHIED; encoded by the coding sequence ATGATAAGAAGTTTTAAAATGTCTATTAAAACCAAAATCTCTACTATAATTACTATAGTAGTTGCAACCAATATTCTACTAGGTTTAATGGGTTTATTTAATCTACAAAATGTCCAATCTTCGTTAGAAGAGAGCTTGGAGAGTAGGTCTAAAAATTTGAATTTATTGCGAACAGTTGGAATCGACTTTCATCAAATGTATATAGCTGAAAAAAATCTCTATTTATATGAACCAAGTACTAGTGCTTTTAAAGATCAATTAGAAGAATATAATGGTCAAAAGGTAGATATTGAAGAAAGATTTTCAGAGTATTACTCAAATATTATTAATCTACCAAACGAAAAAAAACTAGCGCAAGCGCATGAAGATATGAAAGAAGAATACTTTACAATCTCGAATGAAGTTGTTCAGTTACTATCCTCTTCCAATCCTTCCGACCGTGAACAAGGTATGTTGTTATCTCAAAATGAAGGATATATAAAATTTGATGCAGCAGAAGAATCCTTAGATGTAATTGGTGATTTATATTTCGATAATAACGAAATCATGTTAAAAGAAGTAAAAGAAAAGTATTCTCTTCTCTTTACAGTTACATGCATTGTAATCTTACTTTGTTTAATAGTTAGTTCGTTACTAGGTCTATTAGTTATTCGTTCTATCAATCGTCCGATTCAAACATTAAGAAATAGTGTTAAAAAGGTAGCTGAAGGCGATTTAACAGTAAATATTAAATCATTTGCAAATGATGAATTAGGGGAATTATCGAAGGATTTTAATTTAATGACTCAACAAACGAAACAGTTAATATCAACCGTCAGAAATACAGTAGAACACCTTAGTGATTCTTCCCATCAACTTAGTTTAATCTCAGATGAAACTAGTGTAACTGGTGAAAAAATAAGCAAAGAAATTGTGGAAATTGCTGAGGGAGTGACAAAACAAAAAGTCTTAACAGAAGCAACGGATCAAAAAACCTTGGAACTTTCAAATGTTATAAATAAATTAAATGAAAAAAATATACAAATGGATGAGCTATCAGCAAATGCTAAGATTGTTCTTCAACAGGGGGTAGGAAAGCTCAAAGACTTACAAGAAAAAACGGAAATATCAATAAACAGTACTGATGAAGTTGTAAAAGTGGTACATGTACTTGCGGAAAATATGAAAAAAATCGGATATATTGTTCAAACATTAAATGAAATTTCTAGTCAAACTAACTTACTTGCACTTAATGCAAGTATTGAGGCAGCGAGAGCTGGTGAATACGGTGTTGGTTTTGCTGTTGTTGCAGCTGAGGTACAAAAATTAGCAGCACAATCGGCAACTGCCTCCAAACAAATCGAAGACACGATCATGACGATTGAGAACGATACAGTTAAAACGCTCGATTTAATGAATCAAACCGCTCATATTAACAGTGAGCAAGGCATTATTATGGGGGAAACAGGTAAAGCATTTAATACGCTAAATGACGCCATTAGTCACATTCTGCATTCGCTTACTGAAATTAATGGTGAAATTTTGAATGCCAATCTTATTAAGGAAGACGTTGTAAAAGCTATTTCAGAAATATCAGATGTTGCTAATGAGGTTTCACTAAAAACAGAGTTAATAAATGCTTCTGTTGATCATCAGTACGAGGCTTTTATAAACCTACAAGAATCGGCTGAGATGTTAAATGGGCTAAGTGAAAAAGTAAATAAGATGATTCAAAGTTTCCATATTGAAGACTAA